The Thiomicrorhabdus aquaedulcis sequence GCGCGCGATGACTTAATTAGCGCCTATTTAGACTGGGACGATGCCGATTGGCTTGCGCTGGCGCGTGCGGCGTTATTAAAAAATACGGTGCAACCACCAAGCCAAAAGAGCCAAAAGAACAGGCTAAACGCATGCGGTTTTTACAAAGTCGCGGCTTTACCGGGCAGGCTGTTTGGAAGGCGTTTTGTTGAGTCAGTATTGGTTGACCAGCTTGCGTGGGTTTAGGTTAGTCCAAAAAAATACATCAACCCCTTGCGCCGCCCTTAAGTGGCGCAAGGGGTTTTTAACACAATTAATCGCATTACTATTGTCTGATTCAAAAGCTCGCAAATTAGCTTACTAAGCTAATTTATAAAGGCTTTAGACAGACGTTACCCCATTATTTTAAACGTTTAAGGTAGATTCACTATGACCAGTGCAGAACTTAGAAAGGCTTTTTTAGACTTTTATGTTAAGCAAAACCACACCGCGGTTCACTCAAGTCCGGTGGTGCCTGCCAATGATCCAACGCTGTTGTTTACCAACGCCGGCATGGTGCAGTTTAAAGAGACGTTTTTAGGTCAAGAATCACGCGATTACGTGCGTGCCACCACGGTGCAACGTTGTATTCGTGCCGGCGGCAAGCACAACGACCTTGAAAACGTTGGTTACACTGCGCGTCACCATACGTTTTTTGAAATGTTGGGTAACTTCAGTTTTGGCGATTATTTTAAACATCAAGCCATCACCTTTGCCTGGGACTTTTTAACCAAAGAGCTTAAATTACCGGCCGAAAAATTGTGGGTAACGGTGTTTGACGAAGACACCGAAACCGCCGACATTTGGTTAAAAGAGATGAAGATTAGCCCAGAGCGTTTTTCACGTTGTGGCGCTAAGGACAACTTTTGGTCGATGGGCGACACCGGGCCTTGTGGGCCGTGTACCGAAATTTTTTACGACCACGGTGCAGACATTGCCGGCGGCCCACCCGGTTCGCCCGACGAAGACGGCGACCGTTACATTGAAATTTGGAACCTGGTGTTTATGCAGTTTGATCGTGCGGCCGATGGCACCTTAACGCCTTTGCCCAAACCGTCGGTAGACACCGGCATGGGCTTAGAGCGTTTAGCGGCCGTAATGCAAGGTGTACACAATAACTACGACATCGATTTGTTTAAAGCGTTGGTCAGCAAAGCCGCACAACTCACCGCGCAAATCGACTTAAGCAACAGCTCGTTGCGCGTGATTTCAGATCATATTCGCTCGTGTGCGTTTATTGTCGCCGACGGGGTTATGCCTTCAAACGAAGGACGTGGTTACGTGTTACGACGCATTATTCGCCGCGCCATTCGCCACGGTTACAAGTTGGGTCAAAGCCAGCCCTTCTTTTATAAAATTGTCGGCACCTTGGTTGAGCAAATGGGCGAGGCTTATCCTGAATTAAAAGCGCAACAAGCCAATGTAGAACGCGTGTTAAAACTCGAAGAGGAGCGCTTTGCCGAAACCCTTGAAAACGGTATGAAACTGCTTGACGAAGTGATGAGCAATTTGCAAGGCACTGTGATTGCTGGTGATGTCGCGTTTAAGTTGTACGACACCTTTGGTTTTCCGTTGGATTTAACCGCCGATGTAGCGCGTGAAAATGGCTTAACGGTCGATAACGACGGATTTGCCAGCGCCATGGACGCACAGCGCGAACGCGCGCGTTCGGCGAGTAGTTTTGGCAGCGGCGTGGCTCAACGGGTTGATTTTGAAGGTCATACGCAGTTTTTAGGCTATGATCGTGATGAAGCCGACAGCACCATTTTAGCGATTTTTGTGGACGGCAAGTCGGTGGCTTCGGCCGCTGAAGGCACTCATGCCATTGTTATTTTAGACCGTACCCCGTTTTACGCCGAATCGGGCGGACAAACCGGTGACAGCGGCAGTCTAACCGAAGGCATGAACAGTTTTCATGTCAACGATACCCAAAAACAGGGCACGTTGTTTTTGCATCAAGGTGTGGTGACGGCGGGCACAATCAGTGTCACCCAAGCCATTCATGCCAAAATTAATTTAGAAGATCGTCGCGCCTGTGAGGGTAATCACTCGGCCACCCATTTACTGCACGCGGCTTTGCGTAAAGTATTGGGCACACACGTTCAGCAAAAAGGTTCGCTGGTAAAAGCCGATCGTTTGCGTTTTGACTTTGTGCAGTTTGAGCCTATTTCGGCTACCCAATTGCGTGAAGTAGAGCAGATGGTTAACCAAAAAATCATGCACAACGCCCCAGTAGAAATGACCGAAATGGACATTGAATCGGCTAAAGCTAAGGGCGCAATGGCGCTGTTTGGCGAAAAATACGGTAAAGTGGTGCGAGTGGTGCAAATGGGTGAGTTTTCTGTTGAATTGTGCGGTGGAACACACGTCAATTCGGTGGGCGACATTGGGCCTTTTCGCATTACCGCTGAAAATGGCATAGCCTCTGGCGTAAGACGTATTGAAGCGGTCACCGGTGAAGCCGCTTGGGCAGCCATTTACGCCGAAGACGCGGCACTGGCACAGGTAGCCGAAGTGGTCAAAAGCGACAAGCAACAAGTGGTAGCTAAAATCACCCAGGTGATGAACGACTACCGTGCGCTCGAAAAAGAACTTAAGCAGTTGCAATCTAAGTTAGCCGCATCACAAGGCGATGATTTAGCCACTCAAGCAGTTAAGGTTGGCGAAGTGAATGTGCTGGCGGCCACGATGCAGGGTGCAGATACTAACGTGTTGCGCGAAACCCTAGACAAGCTAAAAGACAAATTAGCCCCGGCGGTGATTGTTTTGGCGGCGGTTGAAGGCGACAAAGTCACCTTAGTGGCCGGTGTAAGCAAAGCCGTAATAGGGCAGTACAAAGCTGGCGAATTGGTGAATCACGTCGCCATGCAAGTGGGGGGTAAAGGCGGTGGTCGTCCCGATATGGCGCAAGCCGGTGGCAATGACCCCAGCAAATTAGACGCGGCTTTGGCTTCGGTAGTGGCTTGGGCGCAAAGCAAGTAACGTCAAGTAAAATTTACTTAATTTAAAACTAACAAAAGAAATAGAAAAAATGGCATTAATTGTTCAAAAATACGGCGGCACTTCAGTAGGTAATATTGAGCGCATCCAAAATGTAGCCAACAAGGTCGCGCAGTTTGTCGATCAAGGGCATCAGTTAGTGGTGGTTTTGTCGGCCATGAGCGGCGAAACCAATCGCTTGATGGCGATGGCCAACGAAATTCAAACGCGCCCCTCTAAGCGTGAATTAGACGTGATGTTAACCACCGGCGAGCAAGTCACTATTGCGTTATTAAGCATGGCGTTGCAAGAAAAAGGCTATCCAGCCATTTCCTACACCGGTTGGCAAGTGCCTATTCGCACCGACGATTCGTATACCAAAGCGCGTATTTCTGAAATTGATGGCGATAAAATTCGTTATCAATTGGCCGAAGGCAAAGTGGTGGTGGTCGCGGGCTTTCAGGGAATCAGTTTTGAGGGTGATATTACGACCCTTGGTCGTGGCGGTTCGGATACCACAGCGGTGGCTTTAGCCGCCGCATTAAACGCCGACGAATGTCAAATTTACACCGATGTAGACGGCGTTTACACCACTGATCCGCGCGTAGTGCCCGAGGCCAAACGGTTAGATAAAATCACCTACGATGAAATGCTTGAATTGGCCAGTTTGGGTGCCAAAGTATTGCAAATTCGTTCGGTTGAATTTGCCAGTAAATACAATGTACCGTTAAGAGTGTTGTCGTCTATGCAAGACGGTGGCGGCACGCTGATTACTTCTGAAGAACACTTTAAGGACAATGAGATGGAACAACCACTGATCTCGGGAATTGCGTTTAGTCGCGATGAGGCAAAATTGATGATGTTAGGCGTACCCGACAAACCGGGCGTTGCCTATAAAATTATTGGCCCTATTTCGGACGCCAATATTGATATTGATATGATTATTCAAAACCAAGGCGTAGACGGTACTACCGACTTTACCTTTACCGTAAGCCGTTTAGACGCACCCGCTGCGCTAGAGATGCTGCAAAGCAGCGCCAACAAGCTAGGTGCGCGTGAAGTCTTGTCTGACGACACCATTGTTAAAATTTCTATGGTAGGTGTGGGCATGAAATCACACGCCGGCATTGCCAGCACTGTGTTTAAAACCTTGGCCGACAATAACATTAATATTCAAATGATAGGCACCACCGAAATTAAAATATCGGTGGTGATTGAAGAGCGTTATTTAGAAACAGCGGTGAAAGCCTTGCACCAAGCGTTTGATTTAGACAAATAACTTAATAAATCTTTTGCCAGTGTTTTAAAACCCGCTTAACCGCGGGTTTTTGTTTCTGGCGGTTAAAGCGGCGTTGATTGAATGTTGATTGAGTATTCACGTTGGTTTTAATGGTTTTAATGCCCGCAAACCAAATAAAACCTAAAAATTGCACCTGTAAGGTTTACAAGCCGTAACATTGCTTGTATTATACGCGCCTGAAATAGGAGACGTGGCCGAGAGGCTGAAGGCGCTCCCCTGCTAAGGGAGTATAGGGTTTATCCCCTATCGAGGGTTCGAATCCCTCCGTCTCCACCATTTCATTGGTTTTATTTAGTGTTAGCCTACTAAAAATAGTGAAATAAAAATAGTGAAAAATATTCTTGACAGTTTACAAATTAAACACTAGAATACGCACCACTTACAAAGCGCCCGTAGCTCAATTGGATAGAGTACTCGGCTACGAACCGAGCGGTTAGGGGTTCAAGTCCCTTCGGGCGCACCATATACTAAACCCCGTTTAATCTAAGATTAAACGGGGTTTTTTATTGTCTAAAATTTATTCGTCTTGTTTAATTTTTAATATTTCGTATACTCGTTGGCTTGCTAAAAATACTTAACAAACCAGGTGTCGAATCCTTGAAAATTAAAAACCACAAATCACTCATTTCTTACGAACACAATTTATTTAGCCCCGCGTTTTTAATGTCCCATTGGGCGAAAGATTACGATGCCTATTGCGCCAGCGGTGAAGATGATACGCTGCGCGAAAAACTAAGCCATTGGGCGAATAAAGACTTTCAAAAAGAAACGGCTGCCGAAGGGCGCTTTGTACAATTATTTTTTGTTGAACTTTGGTGTTACATCGGCTCTGGTGAACAAAACCGAGAAGATGGATTTACCCTTTACCCACAATTTCCTATCAATCATGCTGGGCAGCGCGGTGGCAAAGGTTATGCCGACTTAGCCCTCGGCTGGTTTGCCTTACAAGATCACCCCGAAACGCCGCAAGTGTTATGCGAATTTAAAGATATTCGTTCCGGCCTCGACGAAAAACAAAATCGCAAAGACAACGATCGTTCGCCGGTGCAACAATGCGCTGACTATCTACACTTTGCCCGCCAGCAATATGCGCCTTACGGACACGAGAAAATTCAACCCACCTGGGGCATTGTTACCGATATGAACGAATTCCGTTTATATTGGAAAGCCAAAATGCCGGGGCAATACCAGCGGTTTATTCTCAAACCCAAGACCATGAAAGAGCAATCGCTTAGCCTGCTGGCCGATAGCGAACAGGCTCGTCAACAACGGTTTTTATTCAAAACCCTGTTTCAAAGCGACATGCTCCTAAATCGCGGCAATGCATCTGCTTTGCTCAAACTGTTCAACTCTCAGCAAATTCAAGAAAAAGTGCTTGAAAAGACCTTTTATTTTGAATATCGCGACTATCGCGAAACCTTATTTAAAACCTTGTTAAAAGCCAACACTTTAAACTACCCACCGCAAAAACTGGTACGCCTCACCCAAAAACTGCTCGACCGCTTACTGTTTATTATGTTCTGCGAAGACATGGGCGCGCACCTCGAATATCCGGTAAATCTGCTGCGCGATTTAATGGTCGAAGGCTCGCAAGACACTCGCTATAACCCACTAGCCAACGACTTTTACGAAGAAAAAGTATCACGCCTGTTTAAAACCATGCGACTGGGCGGCACCTTATGGAATCACCGCATCAACAAATTCAATGGCGGATTATTCGCCGCCGATGACGACTTAGAAAACTTGTTTATCCCCAACCACATCTTTTTTACCCCGATGCAGGGCGCAACCGAACAGGCGATGAAAACCGAAAAACACACCTTGCTGTATTTTTCCGCCAACTACAATTTCGGCATCGAAGACGGCGGCGAACGCACCATCGGCCTTTACACCCTTGGGCGCATTTTCGAGCAATCCATTACCGACCTCGAAATCATGGAAGCCGAAGCCGCCAACGAAGAATCGCTGATGAAACTCAGCAAACGCAAAACCGACGGCGTGTACTACACCCCCGAATGGGTCACTGAATATGTGGTCGAACAAACTCTTGGGCTACGCCTGCGCGAACTGCAAACCGAACTTGGCTTTGAGGCCTACAGCGACTTAACCGATTTAGAAATCGACGCCGCCCACACCAAAAATGGTAAATTCGCCGCGCAAAAATCCCGCGCCAAAAGCTACTTTGAAGTACTTGAAGAATATGAAGTGCGTCTGAGCGAAATAAAAGTGCTTGACCCTGCCTGCGGCAGTGGCGCGTTTTTGATACAAGCGCTTAAACGCCTGCTAAAAGAACACGAAGCGATCAACAAAGAAAAAGCCCGCATCAGCTACGAATTTAAACAAGGTGGCCTGTTTGATGTTGGCCAAGTCTATCGCAATATTCTCTCTAAAAACCTTTACGGTGTGGACATCAACCCAGAATCGGTTGAAATCACCAAACTCGCACTTTGGTTGCATACCGTCATGCCCGGCCAGCCCCTATCCTCGCTGGATAACAATATCCTTTGCGGCAATAGCCTGGTCGATTGGGATATTCAAACCATCTTGCCCGACCTTAAGGAACACCAACTCGCCAAAATCAACCCGTTTAGCTACGCCGAAGCGTTTCAAGAGGTCTTCGCCAACGGCGGTTTTGACGTGATTATCGGCAATCCGCCCTACATCAAACTGCAAAACATGAAAAAGGTCGCGCCGGAAGCGACCGAATACTGGGTAAAGGCCACTAAAACCGAAAGCCTGACCGACGAAAACGGTCAAATAATTGAAAAGCAGGTGCCGAAATTTCGCAGTACCCAAACCGGCAATTACGATATTTATTTACCGTTTTTTGAACAATCGGTGCAACTGATTAACCCAAAAGGGCGCATGGGGTTTATCGCGCCGAGTGTTTGGGCGGTAAACGAATACGGCGCAGGGCTAAGAGCCTTTTTACATCAAAGCCAACAAATGGATCGTTGGATTGACTTTAAAAGTTACCAAATTTTTGACGAAGCCATTACCTACACCGCGTTGCAGTTTTTTACTGGTCAAGCGAATGACGGCATCAAATTGCATTTTGCTCCGCAAGGCGCGGATGATTTAGCAGGCCTGCATTGGGACGACATTACGCCTTTACCTTATCATCAACTCGACCCTAACCAGGCCTGGCAGTTTATGCCGGAAGTTGAACGGGTTTTAATCAATAAATTATTTGAAACTTGTCCATCTTTGAAAAGCATGACTACATCAATTTCACAAGGTTTGATTACAAGTGCAAATAATATTTATCACCTCACCAAAGTCGCAGACGGACGTTATATTTCCTATACCGATAAACAAAATCCATTGGAAATTGAAATCGAAGACGGCTTAATGAAACCGCTGATTTCCGGTATAGAGGCCAAGAGATATCAACAGCCGCTCACCGAAACCTATTTACTGTTTCCCTATGACCTCAGCGGTGATTCACCGAAATTATTTACTCAGCAACAAATGCAAACCCAATTCCCGCAAGGCTGGGTGTATTTGCAAGCGCATGAGGCATATTTACGCGGGCGCGAAAGTGGAAAATTTAGTAACGATGCTTGGTATCAGTTCGGGCGTAATCAAAATCTAGATAAGCAGGGAGATAAAAAGTTATTTGTCGCTGGCACAGCACCAGAATTGAGACTCTCGTATGACTATGAGGCTAAATATACTGCGAATGATAAACGCGTTTATACAATTCATGCGGAAAAACAAAATGACTTAATCTACTTGCTGGGTATCTTAAATGCCCCTGTAGCCAGCTACATTTTCAAAAAAATTGCTAGGCCAAAAGCCGGTGGATTTTTTGATATTGAATCGCAATATCTTGCCCCTTTGCCCATTCCAAATGCCAACGACGAGCAAAAAGCCCATATTGGCGAACTGGCGCAAACTTTACAAAACTTGCATTCGGAATACCGCGATAAACTCGCGCAATTTGATAAACGCCTCGCTTCTACGCAAATGCTCGCCGAACCCAAAGACTTAGCCTGGCTTTGGGCGGATATTCAACCCATCAACGACCTTAAAAAATCCGACCAAGCCAAAGCCAGCGGCTTAAAAGGCAAAGAACTCACCGAATGGGCGAAACAACAGGCACAAAAAGTGTTGGACAAAAACCTGCAGCCGCTAGCCAGCCAACTCAACGCCAAAACCAAGCTGGTCGTGCAATATCAAGACGGCGAAATGAGTTTATTAGCAAATGGCATCGAAGTCATTACCCAATATATCACCGATGAACAAGCCGCTTTGATGGTTCCGCAATGGCGACAAGTCATACGCACCACCAATATCACCCCCAGCGTCACCGCCGACAAACTCGTTGGACACCTGCTCAACCTAAAAACCACCCATAACGCCAGCCTAATCCAACAACTCAACACGCTCGACACCGCGCTGGAAAACCTCCAAACCCAAATCCAAACCAAGGAAACCCAACTCAACCAACACACCTACCAACTCTACAACCTAACCCAAGACGAAATCGCGTTGATTGAGGGTGGGTGAAGTTCATTTTTATTTGAATCTGCGAAATGAAAAAAAGGATTGATTATGAAAAAGCGTTCTTTTAAATCGGTTTTAACATCGCTGCCTGATTTGGTCGATATGCGTGTGACTTATCTTAGGCCTATTTTTGCGACAATTATATTTTTGAGCCTTGTTATTTGGGTGATATTTTTAACGGATGGTTCGGTTATTTGGATAGCTTTAACGCTTGGTGCTTTATGGGGTGGCTTTCCTGTCATTACCGGCTTAGCAGGCCTGGTGGTTTTTGTGTGGTGTTTAATGGAATCTTTGCTGAGCTGGGCAATCAACAAGCCTAGAGTTTTTAAAGCGCCCAAACGGCTTTCGATTGAAGAAAAGCAGAAGTTAAATGATTGGTTGGCCAGTCAAGAACAAAATACTGAATGCGAAAATGGTCAATTAACCCATACTAAAAAACAAGACAATAAATTTTTACTTGGCGTTATTGCAGGTGCCATTGGAATAAGCCTGTTAAGTGGTTGTGATGATGAATAAATTGATGTGTGAAGGTTCAGTCGTCACTCATTTCTGGGCACCTGCGTGGGAATGCAGACCGATAGCGAGTAAATCGGGGTCGTAAATGAGACTGTTGAACAAGGAACGGGTTTCCAGTAACCAAGTTTGATGGCGGTATCGGTCTGCTTTTGAACAATTAATAGGATTAAATTTTTGAGGTGATGATGGCGATTCCTGATTTTCAAACGGCGATGTTGCCGGTTTTAAAATGTTTGGCGGGCAAGGATGTGGTGAGTTCGGCGCAGATTGTGGAGCAGTTGAGCGATGCGTTTGCTTTAACGCCGGAACAGCGTGCGGAGTTATTGCCCTCTGGTAAGCAACCGATATTTAAAAATCGTGTTGGTTGGGCGATTCTGCATTTAAAAAAGGCCGGCCTGATCAGTTCGCCTAAACGTGCGCATGTTCAGATTACCGAGTTGGGACAATCAGTGTTGGCGCAAATGCCAGAGAGTATCAACCTGCGGTATTTAAATCAGTTTGAGAGTTATCGCGAATTTCGTTCCATTAAAGCTTCAGATAAAGAACCTCTTGAAGACATTTTAGCGCCAAATTCAGCAGGCACACCGGACGAGCAATTACAGCAGGCGTATCAGTCGTTGAATTGCAGTTTGGCGGCGGAACTATTGGATAACGTTAAACAGCTTTCGTCCCAAGCATTTGAACAGTTGGTGGTGGATTTGATGATTGGTATGGGTTATGGCGGTGCGCGTAAAGAAGCGGGGCAGGCGACTAAGCTGACGGGCGATGATGGCATCGACGGTATTATCAATGAAGACAAATTGGGTTTGGATGCGATTTATCTGCAAGCCAAGCGCTGGGAAAACACCGTTCATCGTCCAGAGATTGATAAGTTTATTGGTTCGTTGACGCGGCAAGGCGCAAAAAAGGGGGTATTTATTACCACGTCGGATTTTTCGCAGGGCGCGTTAGCCTCGGTGCGTGGGCTAAATTTATCGGTGGTGCTGGTGGACGGTCAAAAGCTGGCTGAGTTAATGATTGAGCATAATGTGGGTGTGAGCGTGAAAGAAATTTATCAAGTTAAAGCTTTGGACTCAGATTACTTTGAGGGCTTTTTAGCCTAAAAACCCGCCAAAAACAACCAGGCCTGGTTGTTTTTGTTGGCATTTTAAATGTGTTCATTATTTATGAACTTGAAGTTGTTGTGAACGGCTTGTTGTGATCTAAGCGGTGTAGTTATACGGTATGGACTGTCAACCCTTTTTCGTACACAAAGACGCCCATT is a genomic window containing:
- a CDS encoding RecX family transcriptional regulator, encoding MACAGACGVIKKYGATTKPKEPKEQAKRMRFLQSRGFTGQAVWKAFC
- the alaS gene encoding alanine--tRNA ligase, with protein sequence MTSAELRKAFLDFYVKQNHTAVHSSPVVPANDPTLLFTNAGMVQFKETFLGQESRDYVRATTVQRCIRAGGKHNDLENVGYTARHHTFFEMLGNFSFGDYFKHQAITFAWDFLTKELKLPAEKLWVTVFDEDTETADIWLKEMKISPERFSRCGAKDNFWSMGDTGPCGPCTEIFYDHGADIAGGPPGSPDEDGDRYIEIWNLVFMQFDRAADGTLTPLPKPSVDTGMGLERLAAVMQGVHNNYDIDLFKALVSKAAQLTAQIDLSNSSLRVISDHIRSCAFIVADGVMPSNEGRGYVLRRIIRRAIRHGYKLGQSQPFFYKIVGTLVEQMGEAYPELKAQQANVERVLKLEEERFAETLENGMKLLDEVMSNLQGTVIAGDVAFKLYDTFGFPLDLTADVARENGLTVDNDGFASAMDAQRERARSASSFGSGVAQRVDFEGHTQFLGYDRDEADSTILAIFVDGKSVASAAEGTHAIVILDRTPFYAESGGQTGDSGSLTEGMNSFHVNDTQKQGTLFLHQGVVTAGTISVTQAIHAKINLEDRRACEGNHSATHLLHAALRKVLGTHVQQKGSLVKADRLRFDFVQFEPISATQLREVEQMVNQKIMHNAPVEMTEMDIESAKAKGAMALFGEKYGKVVRVVQMGEFSVELCGGTHVNSVGDIGPFRITAENGIASGVRRIEAVTGEAAWAAIYAEDAALAQVAEVVKSDKQQVVAKITQVMNDYRALEKELKQLQSKLAASQGDDLATQAVKVGEVNVLAATMQGADTNVLRETLDKLKDKLAPAVIVLAAVEGDKVTLVAGVSKAVIGQYKAGELVNHVAMQVGGKGGGRPDMAQAGGNDPSKLDAALASVVAWAQSK
- a CDS encoding aspartate kinase, whose amino-acid sequence is MALIVQKYGGTSVGNIERIQNVANKVAQFVDQGHQLVVVLSAMSGETNRLMAMANEIQTRPSKRELDVMLTTGEQVTIALLSMALQEKGYPAISYTGWQVPIRTDDSYTKARISEIDGDKIRYQLAEGKVVVVAGFQGISFEGDITTLGRGGSDTTAVALAAALNADECQIYTDVDGVYTTDPRVVPEAKRLDKITYDEMLELASLGAKVLQIRSVEFASKYNVPLRVLSSMQDGGGTLITSEEHFKDNEMEQPLISGIAFSRDEAKLMMLGVPDKPGVAYKIIGPISDANIDIDMIIQNQGVDGTTDFTFTVSRLDAPAALEMLQSSANKLGAREVLSDDTIVKISMVGVGMKSHAGIASTVFKTLADNNINIQMIGTTEIKISVVIEERYLETAVKALHQAFDLDK
- a CDS encoding Eco57I restriction-modification methylase domain-containing protein; translation: MKIKNHKSLISYEHNLFSPAFLMSHWAKDYDAYCASGEDDTLREKLSHWANKDFQKETAAEGRFVQLFFVELWCYIGSGEQNREDGFTLYPQFPINHAGQRGGKGYADLALGWFALQDHPETPQVLCEFKDIRSGLDEKQNRKDNDRSPVQQCADYLHFARQQYAPYGHEKIQPTWGIVTDMNEFRLYWKAKMPGQYQRFILKPKTMKEQSLSLLADSEQARQQRFLFKTLFQSDMLLNRGNASALLKLFNSQQIQEKVLEKTFYFEYRDYRETLFKTLLKANTLNYPPQKLVRLTQKLLDRLLFIMFCEDMGAHLEYPVNLLRDLMVEGSQDTRYNPLANDFYEEKVSRLFKTMRLGGTLWNHRINKFNGGLFAADDDLENLFIPNHIFFTPMQGATEQAMKTEKHTLLYFSANYNFGIEDGGERTIGLYTLGRIFEQSITDLEIMEAEAANEESLMKLSKRKTDGVYYTPEWVTEYVVEQTLGLRLRELQTELGFEAYSDLTDLEIDAAHTKNGKFAAQKSRAKSYFEVLEEYEVRLSEIKVLDPACGSGAFLIQALKRLLKEHEAINKEKARISYEFKQGGLFDVGQVYRNILSKNLYGVDINPESVEITKLALWLHTVMPGQPLSSLDNNILCGNSLVDWDIQTILPDLKEHQLAKINPFSYAEAFQEVFANGGFDVIIGNPPYIKLQNMKKVAPEATEYWVKATKTESLTDENGQIIEKQVPKFRSTQTGNYDIYLPFFEQSVQLINPKGRMGFIAPSVWAVNEYGAGLRAFLHQSQQMDRWIDFKSYQIFDEAITYTALQFFTGQANDGIKLHFAPQGADDLAGLHWDDITPLPYHQLDPNQAWQFMPEVERVLINKLFETCPSLKSMTTSISQGLITSANNIYHLTKVADGRYISYTDKQNPLEIEIEDGLMKPLISGIEAKRYQQPLTETYLLFPYDLSGDSPKLFTQQQMQTQFPQGWVYLQAHEAYLRGRESGKFSNDAWYQFGRNQNLDKQGDKKLFVAGTAPELRLSYDYEAKYTANDKRVYTIHAEKQNDLIYLLGILNAPVASYIFKKIARPKAGGFFDIESQYLAPLPIPNANDEQKAHIGELAQTLQNLHSEYRDKLAQFDKRLASTQMLAEPKDLAWLWADIQPINDLKKSDQAKASGLKGKELTEWAKQQAQKVLDKNLQPLASQLNAKTKLVVQYQDGEMSLLANGIEVITQYITDEQAALMVPQWRQVIRTTNITPSVTADKLVGHLLNLKTTHNASLIQQLNTLDTALENLQTQIQTKETQLNQHTYQLYNLTQDEIALIEGG
- a CDS encoding restriction endonuclease; translated protein: MMAIPDFQTAMLPVLKCLAGKDVVSSAQIVEQLSDAFALTPEQRAELLPSGKQPIFKNRVGWAILHLKKAGLISSPKRAHVQITELGQSVLAQMPESINLRYLNQFESYREFRSIKASDKEPLEDILAPNSAGTPDEQLQQAYQSLNCSLAAELLDNVKQLSSQAFEQLVVDLMIGMGYGGARKEAGQATKLTGDDGIDGIINEDKLGLDAIYLQAKRWENTVHRPEIDKFIGSLTRQGAKKGVFITTSDFSQGALASVRGLNLSVVLVDGQKLAELMIEHNVGVSVKEIYQVKALDSDYFEGFLA